In Schistocerca serialis cubense isolate TAMUIC-IGC-003099 chromosome 3, iqSchSeri2.2, whole genome shotgun sequence, the following proteins share a genomic window:
- the LOC126471325 gene encoding cuticle protein 21-like, whose amino-acid sequence MAVTLLVLAGALSVASAGLLGAPAVVAPGAPLAAPAYAAPAYAAPAYAAPAYAAPTVAVARAAPVVAKAAVVDDYDPNPQYSYAYDIQDALTGDSKGQQETRNGDVVQGSYSLVEPDGSRRTVEYTADPVNGFNAVVHREPVVAAKAVVAAPAVAKVAAPVAYAAPAYAKVAAPVAYAAPAYAAPAAYAAPLHTKAILG is encoded by the coding sequence CTGTTGGTCCTTGCCGGAGCGCTGTCCGTGGCGAGCGCGGGTCTGCTGGGAGCCCCCGCCGTCGTCGCACCCGGAGCGCCACTCGCCGCccccgcctacgccgcccccgcctacgccgcccccgcctacgccgcccccgcctacGCCGCCCCGACCGTCGCCGTCGCCCGCGCCGCGCCCGTCGTCGCCAAGGCTGCCGTCGTCGACGACTACGACCCGAACCCTCAGTACAGCTACGCGTACGACATCCAGGACGCGCTGACCGGCGACTCCAAGGGCCAGCAGGAGACACGCAACGGCGACGTGGTGCAGGGCAGCTACAGCCTGGTAGAACCCGACGGCTCCCGCCGCACCGTCGAGTACACGGCCGACCCAGTCAACGGCTTCAACGCCGTCGTGCACCGCGAGCCCGTGGTGGCCGCTAAGGCTGTcgtcgccgcccccgccgtcgccaAGGTGGCTGCCCCGGTCGCCTACGCCGCCCCAGCGTACGCGAAGGTGGCCGCCCCCGTCGCATACGCCGCCCCTGCGTACGCCGCCCCTGCCGCCTACGCTGCTCCCCTGCACACCAAGGCCATCCTCGGCTAA